From Leptodactylus fuscus isolate aLepFus1 chromosome 11, aLepFus1.hap2, whole genome shotgun sequence, one genomic window encodes:
- the PRRT1B gene encoding proline rich transmembrane protein 1B produces the protein MATTDIEAPIQEEEERSIAAAEISQRANTPGDEQPKTTSEEPKGIENVGFVGDPPPYSPPDPKIAHLLYPSYPPANYSGNMPVYYQSRAAMSTVYTQPNLPPGSYPYIINDSSLGMAPSQPEARTKDYMVESVLVTFFCCFLTGIIAVVYSHETRVALSRGDILQAQESSRKARSLVLFSLLFGVFISVSWIIYVVVTIFL, from the exons ATGGCCACTACAG acaTTGAGGCTCCGATCCAGGAGGAAGAGGAAAGAAGCATCGCAGCGGCAGAAATAAGCCAAAGAGCTAACACTCCTGGAGACGAGCAGCCCAAGACGACATCCGAGGAGCCCAAAGGGATAGAGAATGTGGGATTTGTTGGGGACCCCCCTCCATACTCCCCCCCGGACCCAAAGATCGCTCACCTGCTGTATCCAAGTTACCCACCAGCCAACTACTCGGGGAACATGCCCGTCTACTACCAGTCCAGAGCCGCCATGTCCACCGTCTACACTCAACCCAACCTGCCGCCTGGCTCCTACCCCTACATCATA AATGACAGCTCCCTGGGGATGGCGCCATCGCAGCCCGAAGCGCGGACCAAGGACTACATGGTGGAGTCGGTGCTAGTGACTTTCTTCTGCTGCTTCTTGACAGGGATCATCGCCGTGGTCTATTCACATGAG ACCCGCGTGGCGCTGAGCAGAGGCGACATCCTGCAGGCTCAGGAGTCCTCCCGCAAGGCTCGCTCCCTGGTCCTCTTCAGCCTGCTCTTCGGGGTCTTCATCTCGGTCAGCTGGATCATTTACGTGGTCGTGACAATCTTCTTATGA